Genomic segment of Acinetobacter defluvii:
CCGAGAAGGTGATTGCGCTTCGCAGATCTCCAGGCGCGTGGGTGCGGACGTAGTCAGCGCCATTGCCGATCGCGTGAAGTTCCGCCGCAAGGCTCGCTGGACCCAGATCCTTTACAGGAAGGCCAACGGTGGCGCCCAAGAAGGATTTCCGCGACACCGAGACCAATAGCGGAAGCCCCAACGCCGACTTCAGCTTTTGAAGGTTCGACAGCACGTGCAGCGATGTTTCCGGTGCGGGGCTCAAGAAAAATCCCATCCCCGGATCGAGGATGAGCCGGTCGGCAGCGACCCCGCTCCGTCGCAAGGCGGAAACCCGCGCCTCGAAGAACCGCACAATCTCGTCGAGCGCGTCTTCGGGTCGAAGGTGACCGGTGCGGGTGGCGATGCCATCCCGCTGCGCTGAGTGCATAACCACCAGCCTGCAGTCCGCCTCAGCAATATCGGGATAGAGCGCAGGGTCAGGAAATCCTTGGATATCGTTCAGGTAGCCCACGCCGCGCTTGAGCGCATAGCGCTGGGTTTCCGGTTGGAAGCTGTCGATTGAAACACGGTGCATCTGATCGGACAGGGCGTCTAAGAGCGGCGCAATACGTCTGATCTCATCGGCCGGCGATACAGGCCTC
This window contains:
- the sul1 gene encoding sulfonamide-resistant dihydropteroate synthase Sul1, which translates into the protein MVTVFGILNLTEDSFFDESRRLDPAGAVTAAIEMLRVGSDVVDVGPAASHPDARPVSPADEIRRIAPLLDALSDQMHRVSIDSFQPETQRYALKRGVGYLNDIQGFPDPALYPDIAEADCRLVVMHSAQRDGIATRTGHLRPEDALDEIVRFFEARVSALRRSGVAADRLILDPGMGFFLSPAPETSLHVLSNLQKLKSALGLPLLVSVSRKSFLGATVGLPVKDLGPASLAAELHAIGNGADYVRTHAPGDLRSAITFSETLAKFRSRDARDRGLDHA